Proteins encoded within one genomic window of Empedobacter falsenii:
- a CDS encoding Pycsar system effector family protein, with amino-acid sequence MNQLLLDIENYVFNLFKDNLSLDFTYHNFMHTVKVVEAIKTLSTEEQISTDLREKLLIAGWFHDTGYTKTVQGHEKESANIAKQYLSEHNFDENYINEVQDYILITTLNSVPKNIGEAIVKDADNYHLGQTEYPKISELLRDEIAKICHKEFSDYEWHLENRNFFLNVHHFYTDAAKKHWQKGKEENLIYTQNKIKEIELIGDIPNKYEIKKKKNDKIQQPERGVDTLFRVTLNNHTRLSDIADSKANILLSVNAIVISIALSTLVPKLGSPKNEYLLLPSIVMLLSSVVSIIFAILATKPNVTYESFNEEDVKNKKVNLLFFGNFYQMSLDAYEEAMQELMKDRDYLYNSMTRDLYYLGKVLERKYRLLSITYTIFMIGTILSVLTFAYAMITNVA; translated from the coding sequence ATGAACCAATTGTTATTAGATATAGAAAACTATGTTTTCAATCTGTTCAAAGATAATCTTTCTTTAGATTTTACGTATCATAATTTTATGCATACTGTAAAAGTTGTAGAAGCTATAAAAACGTTGTCTACCGAAGAGCAAATATCTACAGATTTACGAGAAAAATTATTAATTGCTGGTTGGTTTCATGATACGGGATATACAAAAACCGTGCAAGGTCATGAAAAAGAAAGTGCAAATATTGCAAAACAGTATTTGAGCGAGCATAATTTCGACGAAAATTACATCAACGAAGTCCAAGATTATATTTTAATCACAACATTAAATAGTGTTCCGAAAAATATAGGTGAAGCAATTGTAAAAGATGCAGATAACTATCATTTAGGACAAACCGAATATCCTAAGATTTCTGAGTTGTTACGTGATGAAATTGCCAAAATTTGTCACAAAGAATTTTCGGACTACGAATGGCATCTAGAAAATAGAAATTTCTTTCTAAATGTTCATCATTTTTATACAGATGCCGCAAAAAAACATTGGCAAAAAGGAAAAGAAGAAAACTTAATTTATACACAAAACAAAATCAAAGAGATAGAGTTGATTGGTGATATTCCTAATAAGTATGAAATTAAGAAAAAGAAAAACGATAAAATTCAGCAACCAGAACGTGGAGTTGATACACTTTTTCGTGTGACGTTAAATAATCATACTCGTTTAAGCGATATTGCGGATAGTAAAGCCAATATCTTATTGTCTGTAAATGCTATCGTGATTTCGATTGCACTTTCTACTTTGGTTCCAAAATTAGGAAGTCCAAAGAATGAATATTTACTTTTACCTTCAATTGTAATGCTTTTATCAAGCGTTGTTTCAATTATTTTTGCAATTTTAGCAACTAAACCAAATGTAACGTACGAAAGTTTTAACGAAGAAGATGTAAAAAACAAAAAAGTGAATTTACTTTTCTTCGGAAATTTTTATCAAATGTCGCTTGATGCCTACGAAGAAGCGATGCAAGAACTTATGAAAGACCGCGATTATTTATATAATTCTATGACAAGAGATTTGTATTATTTAGGAAAAGTTTTGGAAAGAAAATATCGTTTGTTAAGCATCACGTACACAATTTTTATGATCGGAACAATTTTATCCGTTCTAACGTTTGCTTACGCGATGATCACAAATGTTGCTTAA
- a CDS encoding SRPBCC domain-containing protein, with protein MEKDDVLLNISIDSTVENIWKVLTDEQAFNECFENIKMTCNEWKVGEKIKFVSQKNNETLIDEALITSIMENERLRYNYKKQNTDHEIEVIFNLKSSGNFTYLSIEGKDFADDFERSHSENAWINMMQAIKKYVQKK; from the coding sequence ATGGAAAAAGATGATGTATTGCTTAATATTTCGATAGATAGTACTGTCGAAAATATTTGGAAAGTTTTGACAGATGAACAAGCATTTAATGAATGTTTTGAAAATATAAAAATGACTTGTAACGAATGGAAAGTAGGAGAGAAGATAAAGTTTGTATCGCAAAAAAATAATGAAACGTTGATAGATGAAGCCTTGATTACATCAATTATGGAGAATGAACGTTTGCGATATAATTATAAAAAACAAAATACAGACCATGAGATTGAAGTGATTTTTAATCTAAAATCTTCAGGTAATTTTACTTATCTATCAATTGAAGGAAAAGATTTTGCGGATGATTTTGAACGCTCACATTCAGAAAATGCGTGGATAAATATGATGCAAGCAATCAAGAAATATGTACAAAAAAAATAA
- the yaaA gene encoding peroxide stress protein YaaA produces MKILLSPAKMMNLETNAKWRATTPQFLEHSQKIMDVMKEMSTTDLEKLMKISKDIAEMNVERNQVWNVKPTAKQAIPAALAFKGEVYRGLNAETLDDDAFDYFNKHAFLLSGLYGMLRPSDKVMLYRLEMGSKLDVHGSKNLYGFWKEILTSFLNSKLKKGEFILNLASNEYAKVLDRKSLKVPMIDVEFQDYKNGELKKIMMYFKHARGAMARYCAENKVETLDQVKAFDVDGYRFDENLSAEEILVFTR; encoded by the coding sequence ATGAAAATATTACTTTCTCCAGCGAAGATGATGAATTTGGAAACGAATGCTAAATGGAGAGCAACAACACCTCAATTTTTAGAACATTCGCAAAAAATTATGGATGTTATGAAAGAGATGAGTACAACTGATCTTGAAAAATTAATGAAAATTTCGAAAGATATTGCAGAAATGAATGTGGAGCGTAATCAGGTTTGGAATGTTAAACCTACTGCGAAACAAGCTATTCCGGCAGCTTTAGCTTTCAAAGGTGAAGTTTATAGAGGGTTGAATGCTGAAACTTTAGATGATGATGCATTTGATTACTTTAATAAACATGCATTTTTGTTATCTGGACTTTATGGGATGTTGCGTCCTTCTGATAAAGTAATGTTGTATCGATTGGAAATGGGTTCGAAATTAGATGTTCATGGTTCGAAAAATTTGTATGGTTTTTGGAAAGAAATTTTGACATCTTTTCTAAATTCAAAATTGAAGAAAGGCGAGTTTATCTTAAATTTAGCAAGCAATGAATATGCAAAAGTTTTGGATAGAAAATCATTAAAAGTTCCGATGATTGATGTAGAGTTTCAAGATTACAAGAATGGTGAATTGAAAAAAATCATGATGTATTTTAAACATGCTCGTGGTGCAATGGCGCGTTATTGTGCAGAAAATAAAGTTGAAACTTTGGATCAAGTGAAAGCATTTGACGTGGATGGTTATCGTTTTGATGAGAACCTTTCTGCCGAAGAAATTTTGGTATTTACAAGATAA
- a CDS encoding VOC family protein: protein MNSIVYFEIQANDPQKCMTFYENVFGWSFLKQEGLPLEYYRINTSGMEGGMFKRPAETPPLNCGTNAFTCTMEVENFDKTAQKILENGGIIAMPKFAIPGMCWQGYFLDTDNNVFGIFEVDRHAK from the coding sequence ATGAATAGCATTGTATATTTTGAAATTCAAGCAAATGATCCACAGAAATGCATGACATTTTATGAAAATGTTTTCGGATGGAGTTTTTTAAAACAAGAAGGTTTACCGCTCGAATATTATCGTATCAATACATCTGGAATGGAGGGAGGAATGTTTAAGCGCCCTGCCGAAACACCTCCTCTAAATTGTGGTACAAATGCTTTTACATGTACCATGGAAGTAGAAAATTTTGATAAAACTGCTCAAAAAATCCTGGAAAACGGAGGAATAATAGCTATGCCAAAATTTGCAATTCCTGGAATGTGTTGGCAAGGTTATTTTTTGGATACAGATAACAATGTTTTTGGAATTTTTGAAGTTGATAGGCACGCGAAATAA
- a CDS encoding DUF6265 family protein has protein sequence MKQFTFLILFIFSLNSCESTKTSADKPSFDFLVGEWIRTNEKPDRKTYENWKKVDKNTFLGCGFTIKNNDTISQEHLTITKIDDKWILKVNLDKTKNETTDFDLINSDRNSFTLENLENDFPKLIKYWKVGNQLKAEISNDESSKIAFDFEKVKK, from the coding sequence ATGAAACAATTTACTTTTCTAATTTTATTTATTTTTTCGCTGAATTCTTGCGAATCAACTAAAACTTCTGCTGATAAACCAAGTTTTGATTTTTTGGTTGGAGAATGGATTAGGACGAATGAAAAACCTGATCGAAAAACGTATGAAAACTGGAAAAAAGTTGATAAAAACACTTTTTTAGGTTGTGGTTTTACTATCAAAAATAATGATACAATTTCGCAGGAACATCTTACTATCACAAAGATTGATGATAAATGGATATTGAAAGTTAACTTGGACAAAACTAAAAATGAGACAACTGATTTTGATTTGATCAATTCTGATAGAAATTCATTTACATTAGAAAATCTAGAGAATGATTTTCCTAAACTTATCAAATATTGGAAAGTTGGAAATCAGTTAAAAGCTGAGATTAGTAATGATGAATCAAGTAAAATTGCGTTCGATTTCGAAAAAGTAAAGAAATAA
- a CDS encoding OsmC family protein: MKIELNRVNQASHYEATAPSSSVKVNIDGPESIGGEGKGVRPMELVLIALGSCSVFDLNEILKKQRQEIEDIKVEVEGQRRDEIPNIFTNIHIKFFLKGNIDLDKANKAAELAVKKYCSVHDMLANGGIDITYEINVN; encoded by the coding sequence ATGAAAATTGAATTAAATAGAGTAAATCAGGCTTCTCACTATGAAGCGACAGCACCAAGTTCTTCAGTAAAAGTAAATATTGATGGACCAGAATCTATTGGAGGAGAAGGAAAAGGAGTTCGCCCGATGGAGTTAGTTTTGATTGCTTTGGGAAGTTGTAGTGTTTTTGATTTGAATGAGATTTTGAAGAAACAACGCCAAGAAATTGAAGATATTAAAGTTGAAGTTGAAGGTCAACGTAGAGATGAAATTCCAAATATTTTCACGAATATTCACATCAAATTTTTCTTAAAAGGAAATATTGATTTAGATAAAGCAAATAAAGCTGCTGAATTAGCGGTTAAGAAGTATTGTAGTGTACATGATATGCTTGCAAATGGCGGGATTGATATCACCTACGAGATAAATGTGAATTAA
- a CDS encoding metallophosphoesterase encodes MKLLPTLNNKKLNYPFLALVGSCLYMTSCATQHPQYGRNIKTEKVQNVEGNKIQSIYLIGDAGDLDQPKNKQNLEILKNQLAKADSSSYLFFLGDNVYENGIVTDSTKAEYTTSREKLQFQIDLAKEFKGKTLFIPGNHDWRNGVKGLKEQEKLVKKQLGNKKSFLPKDACPIDKINVNDSIGIIAIDSEWYLQDWDKHPGLNEKCDIKSREAFFEELESQLNKYQNRTTVITMHHPLYSNGTHGGQFDFKKQFYPLGDNFKVPLPVIGSFINLLRSTTGLSPQDVNNFKYREMASRIATLIENRNNVIVVSGHDHNLQYIQQNNVKQIISGSGSKKESAKAVGKNDFSYGDNGFVVLDLYDNGASKANFYGFKDGGIELLLAKQITEKKKEYLAQVYDDKKMPKTKETSVYPLEDTRKSDPYKFFFGRHYRRTYGQTITANTVNLSQLNGGLTPVRMGGGHQTQSLRLVNAKGEEYNMRSVKKSATQFIQQVAFKNKYVADEFEDSFTEKFLMDFYTTNHPYYPLTVANLMKPINIMHSTPKLYYVPKQEALKEYNENFGDELYMIEERPMSGYQDGVFGKPKDIVSTDDMLAAIHKNKDVVVDKQAYIRARLFDMLVGDWDRHSDQWRWGVYKENNQTIYKPIPRDRDQAFPRYDGLFFHLIMKIPPLRHMQDYKDDIKNVKWFNREPYPLDLAILESSDLDLWKKEAKYIQDNLSDDFIKQSFELIPEETKQEYDQEVINNLIARKSKLEKFAEEYNKVLRKLVILKGTDEDEDFVITRLPKGKTNVKIYSGQNRTLILDEDFDKKETKEIRLYGLNGKDKFKVEGKPNNAILVRIIGGIDDDMYEVKRSAKIKVYDYANGSDASESTFLTSKNFVNDYEVNTYDYKQPMYNFFTMLPNIGYNPDDGIKIGLSPTYTVNGFDRKPYSQRHNLQLSYYFATGGWDAKYKGTFTKALGKWNLDLNAAYTSPTYSTNFFGLGNETVNNQEEIGMDYNRVRLESYSIGPSIFKIMNNNGRLDFSAIYSYKKIEENKDRIVEDLPSINRDVFKGQHFGEIGAKYLFKNYDNESLPKLGMTFLANAKWISNLTDFERNHFYTELNLGFTHKISANGRLTVASMLKGKAVWGNFMEFYQMANLGGDQDLRGYRLGRFAGDKVFLQTSDLRFDALRFKAVVPLRLGVFVGADYGRVWLNGEDSNKWHSSMGGGLWINGAQSITATVSYFKGEDPGRIVFGLNFGF; translated from the coding sequence ATGAAATTATTACCAACACTGAACAACAAAAAATTGAATTATCCTTTTTTGGCTTTAGTAGGTTCTTGCCTTTATATGACATCTTGCGCTACGCAACATCCTCAATATGGGAGAAACATTAAGACAGAAAAAGTACAAAATGTAGAAGGAAATAAAATACAATCTATCTATTTAATTGGCGATGCAGGAGATCTTGATCAACCAAAAAATAAACAAAATTTAGAAATTTTAAAGAATCAATTAGCGAAAGCTGACTCTTCTTCTTACCTTTTCTTTTTAGGTGATAATGTTTACGAAAATGGAATTGTAACAGATTCTACAAAAGCTGAATATACAACAAGTAGAGAAAAACTTCAATTTCAGATTGATTTAGCGAAAGAATTTAAAGGAAAAACTCTTTTTATTCCAGGAAATCATGATTGGCGGAATGGTGTAAAAGGATTAAAAGAACAAGAAAAATTAGTCAAAAAACAATTGGGTAATAAAAAATCTTTTTTACCAAAAGATGCGTGTCCAATTGATAAAATAAATGTAAATGATAGCATCGGAATTATTGCGATAGATTCTGAATGGTATTTGCAAGATTGGGACAAACATCCTGGTCTGAATGAAAAATGTGATATCAAATCGCGCGAAGCTTTCTTCGAAGAACTAGAATCGCAATTGAACAAATATCAAAACAGAACAACTGTTATCACGATGCATCATCCGTTATATTCGAACGGAACACATGGTGGACAATTTGATTTCAAAAAACAGTTTTATCCATTAGGAGATAATTTCAAAGTTCCATTACCTGTAATTGGATCTTTTATCAATTTACTAAGAAGTACAACAGGTCTTAGCCCTCAAGACGTTAATAATTTCAAATACAGAGAGATGGCTTCTCGTATTGCAACGCTTATCGAAAATAGAAATAATGTAATTGTTGTTTCTGGACACGATCACAACTTGCAATACATTCAGCAAAACAATGTCAAACAAATTATCAGTGGTTCTGGTTCTAAAAAAGAATCGGCAAAAGCGGTTGGTAAAAACGATTTTTCTTACGGAGATAATGGTTTTGTTGTCTTAGATTTGTATGATAATGGTGCTTCTAAAGCTAATTTCTATGGTTTTAAAGACGGTGGAATCGAATTATTATTAGCAAAACAAATTACAGAAAAGAAAAAGGAATATTTGGCTCAAGTTTATGATGACAAAAAAATGCCGAAAACGAAAGAAACAAGTGTATATCCATTAGAAGATACACGTAAATCTGATCCGTATAAATTCTTTTTTGGTCGCCATTATCGTCGAACATATGGTCAAACAATTACTGCTAATACCGTTAATTTAAGTCAGCTAAATGGAGGTTTAACCCCTGTTAGAATGGGCGGTGGACATCAAACGCAAAGTTTACGATTGGTGAATGCGAAAGGTGAAGAATACAATATGCGATCGGTGAAGAAAAGTGCCACGCAATTCATTCAGCAAGTTGCATTTAAAAATAAATATGTTGCAGATGAGTTTGAAGATTCGTTCACAGAAAAATTTTTGATGGATTTCTATACAACCAATCATCCATATTATCCACTAACAGTTGCTAATTTGATGAAACCGATCAATATTATGCATTCTACGCCAAAATTATATTATGTTCCGAAACAAGAAGCCTTGAAAGAATATAATGAGAATTTTGGTGATGAATTATACATGATAGAAGAGCGACCAATGTCTGGATATCAAGATGGTGTTTTCGGAAAACCAAAAGATATTGTTAGTACAGATGATATGTTGGCTGCAATTCACAAAAACAAAGATGTTGTTGTAGATAAACAAGCCTACATTCGTGCACGACTTTTTGATATGTTAGTTGGTGATTGGGATCGACATTCTGATCAATGGCGTTGGGGCGTTTACAAAGAAAATAATCAAACTATTTACAAACCAATTCCACGTGATAGAGACCAAGCATTTCCACGTTATGACGGACTTTTCTTTCATTTGATTATGAAAATTCCTCCGCTTAGACATATGCAAGATTACAAAGATGATATCAAAAATGTAAAATGGTTCAACAGAGAGCCTTACCCGTTGGATTTAGCCATTTTAGAATCATCCGATCTTGATTTATGGAAAAAAGAAGCAAAATATATTCAAGATAATTTGAGTGATGATTTTATCAAACAATCATTTGAATTAATTCCTGAAGAAACAAAACAAGAATATGATCAAGAAGTCATTAATAATCTTATTGCTCGAAAATCTAAATTAGAAAAATTCGCTGAAGAATATAATAAAGTTCTTCGCAAATTAGTCATTCTGAAAGGAACAGATGAAGATGAAGATTTTGTGATAACTCGTTTACCAAAAGGAAAAACAAATGTAAAAATCTATTCAGGACAAAATCGAACTTTAATTCTTGATGAAGATTTTGATAAAAAAGAAACGAAAGAAATTCGTTTATACGGATTAAACGGAAAAGATAAATTCAAGGTTGAAGGAAAGCCAAATAATGCTATTTTAGTTCGTATTATTGGTGGAATAGATGACGATATGTACGAAGTAAAACGTTCTGCAAAAATAAAAGTATATGATTACGCAAACGGAAGTGATGCATCGGAATCTACTTTTTTGACGTCGAAAAATTTTGTCAACGATTACGAGGTTAATACATACGATTACAAACAACCGATGTATAATTTCTTTACGATGTTACCTAATATCGGCTACAATCCTGATGATGGAATAAAAATTGGTTTATCGCCAACCTACACTGTCAACGGTTTTGATCGTAAACCATATTCGCAACGTCACAATTTGCAATTAAGTTATTATTTTGCGACAGGCGGTTGGGATGCAAAATACAAAGGAACCTTTACAAAAGCTTTGGGCAAATGGAATTTAGACCTTAATGCTGCTTACACGAGTCCAACTTATAGTACAAATTTCTTTGGCTTAGGAAACGAAACCGTGAATAATCAAGAAGAAATTGGAATGGATTATAACCGTGTTCGATTAGAAAGTTATAGTATTGGACCATCTATTTTCAAGATTATGAATAACAATGGGCGTTTAGATTTTTCTGCGATTTATAGTTACAAAAAGATTGAAGAGAATAAAGATCGTATCGTCGAAGATTTACCATCAATTAATAGAGACGTTTTCAAAGGACAACATTTCGGAGAAATTGGAGCCAAATATTTGTTCAAAAATTACGATAACGAATCATTACCAAAATTAGGTATGACATTTTTAGCTAATGCTAAATGGATTTCTAACTTGACAGATTTTGAACGTAATCATTTTTACACAGAACTTAATTTAGGTTTTACGCATAAAATTTCTGCAAATGGAAGATTAACAGTTGCTTCTATGCTAAAAGGTAAAGCAGTTTGGGGTAATTTTATGGAATTCTACCAAATGGCTAATTTAGGTGGAGATCAAGATTTACGTGGTTATCGATTAGGTCGTTTTGCTGGAGACAAAGTTTTCTTACAAACATCTGATTTACGATTTGATGCTTTACGTTTCAAAGCCGTTGTTCCATTGCGATTAGGCGTTTTTGTTGGAGCTGATTATGGACGAGTTTGGTTAAACGGAGAAGACTCAAATAAATGGCATTCATCTATGGGTGGCGGACTTTGGATAAACGGAGCACAATCTATTACCGCAACAGTTTCATACTTTAAAGGTGAAGATCCAGGGCGAATCGTTTTTGGATTGAATTTCGGATTTTAA
- a CDS encoding NADPH-dependent FMN reductase, with the protein MKILAFAGSNSKKSINKELLNYTLNQIENAEIDLVDINDFEMPIYSIDRQLENGFPQEAQDFYNKIKDAEGVVISLAEHNGNFSVALKNILDWVSRIEMPYLKDKKVLLLSTSPGAYGGGNVMEVATKYFGMFASGEIVASTTFPSFNDNFRNSEIVNEELKNKVLAQVNIFQDALTAVEA; encoded by the coding sequence ATGAAAATTTTAGCTTTCGCTGGTAGTAACAGCAAAAAATCAATCAATAAAGAATTATTAAATTATACTTTAAATCAAATCGAAAATGCAGAAATCGATTTAGTTGACATCAATGATTTCGAGATGCCTATCTACTCTATTGACCGTCAATTAGAAAATGGATTTCCACAAGAAGCACAAGATTTCTACAACAAAATCAAAGATGCAGAAGGTGTTGTAATTTCTTTGGCAGAGCATAATGGAAACTTTTCTGTCGCGTTAAAAAACATTTTGGATTGGGTTTCTCGTATTGAAATGCCATATTTGAAAGATAAAAAAGTATTGTTATTAAGTACATCTCCAGGTGCTTACGGAGGTGGAAATGTAATGGAAGTTGCGACAAAATATTTTGGAATGTTTGCAAGTGGAGAAATTGTAGCAAGCACGACTTTCCCATCTTTCAACGATAATTTCCGAAATAGTGAAATTGTAAATGAAGAATTAAAAAATAAAGTATTAGCGCAAGTTAATATCTTTCAAGATGCTTTAACTGCTGTTGAAGCTTAA
- a CDS encoding AraC family transcriptional regulator, which translates to MLFDQFFFNEVDKSKVHFYIQHAHLDTIGTRVHEHKKAQLLYAEGGIVHVFVNDKHWYLPARCFMWIPANTPHSILTNSKTGDLYNFYFKTEKEENDFYSITNIYYTNELLREMILYTKNWSGSISEKDPAKYDFVKAIRSILPEMESNKLPAFIQHPFPKDQKLIDIARFLMKNIEKNYTIDEVAQQFGLSTRTLSRKFKDNMGMNYVRFLRALRITKSLELIAENKYNMYEIAMLVGYNSLSSFSNIFQKVSGIRPTEYAQLLHTKKQ; encoded by the coding sequence ATGTTGTTTGATCAGTTTTTTTTTAACGAAGTTGACAAATCTAAAGTCCATTTTTACATACAACATGCACATTTAGATACGATAGGAACGCGCGTACATGAACACAAAAAAGCACAATTATTATATGCAGAAGGCGGAATTGTACATGTTTTTGTAAACGACAAACATTGGTATTTGCCTGCGCGTTGTTTTATGTGGATTCCTGCAAATACGCCACATTCTATCTTAACGAATAGTAAAACAGGCGATTTGTATAACTTTTATTTCAAGACCGAAAAAGAAGAAAACGATTTTTATTCGATTACAAATATTTATTACACGAATGAGTTGTTAAGGGAAATGATTTTGTACACCAAAAATTGGAGTGGATCAATTTCGGAAAAAGATCCTGCAAAATATGATTTTGTAAAAGCCATACGATCTATTCTACCCGAAATGGAATCGAACAAATTACCTGCTTTTATTCAGCATCCATTTCCAAAAGATCAGAAACTGATTGATATTGCTCGATTTCTGATGAAAAATATCGAGAAAAACTATACAATAGATGAAGTTGCGCAACAATTTGGTTTGAGCACGCGAACATTATCTCGAAAATTCAAAGATAATATGGGAATGAATTATGTCCGTTTTCTACGTGCATTACGTATCACAAAATCATTGGAATTGATTGCAGAAAACAAATATAATATGTACGAAATTGCAATGTTAGTTGGGTATAATTCGTTGTCTTCTTTCAGTAATATTTTTCAGAAAGTTTCGGGAATTCGACCAACGGAATATGCGCAATTATTACACACAAAAAAACAATAA
- a CDS encoding NADPH-dependent FMN reductase, which translates to MIIKAFAGSNSSTSINKQLVTYATSFLDEFEIEILDLNNYNIPTFDIDIEKREGFSDEIKRFYQTLIDTDVLLISLAEHNANVTAVFKSYMDWCSRINHKFLEGKKIFVMSTSPGSYGAKNALESGSKLLVKLGGELIENYSLPKFKDNFQNGKIINEEFDAELFAKINEFRKKI; encoded by the coding sequence ATGATTATTAAAGCTTTTGCTGGTAGTAACAGCTCTACTTCTATCAACAAACAATTGGTAACTTATGCTACTTCATTTTTAGATGAATTTGAAATTGAAATTTTAGATTTAAACAATTATAATATTCCAACTTTTGACATCGATATTGAAAAAAGAGAAGGCTTTTCTGATGAAATAAAACGTTTTTATCAAACTTTGATTGATACAGATGTTTTATTGATTTCTTTAGCGGAGCACAATGCAAATGTAACCGCGGTTTTCAAAAGTTATATGGATTGGTGTTCTCGCATCAATCATAAATTTTTGGAAGGAAAGAAAATATTTGTCATGAGTACTTCTCCAGGAAGTTATGGCGCTAAAAATGCACTAGAAAGTGGATCTAAATTATTGGTAAAATTAGGTGGAGAATTAATCGAAAATTATTCATTACCAAAGTTTAAAGACAATTTCCAGAACGGAAAAATTATAAATGAAGAATTTGATGCTGAATTATTCGCTAAAATAAATGAGTTTAGAAAAAAAATATAA
- a CDS encoding TolC family protein, which yields MIFKFVKYQLLTLLLMLSGLSYAQNEIDYNQLKLSKAIEIGLQNNKKLQISALKTNIAELKEKDLKNEKLPDVDFHTGFHVLSNLRQYEDGFLKPSTKYAVPRVKYDFTLSAEIPIYLGGKLKNDEKKSEIETNISKLQVRKDERELRMQIITAYLQALHLQEQQKLISDKMREDSVVIKQTESLKKNGLVTYNEVLRTELQLSNHKMSFTELANEISIIEHQIKTILALPENQEMHIDTNDLFTNEEHLGLVDEMILEAIDQSESLKIAKDDLNLKEIDKKITKANTLPKITAGAEYGYNYPNFMFFPPEEYLYRFGSVGVNVSIPLSNFFKNKQKMQIADRNISIAKLEIEEQEEQIRHDVFAANKRLEESIDKIKIAEDAIGQAKENYRIVRTKYVNKLSLITELIDADNAYLEAQSNLISLQINKQLKYYQLQYILGNL from the coding sequence ATGATATTTAAATTCGTTAAATATCAGTTGCTTACATTGTTGTTAATGCTGAGTGGGTTGAGTTATGCTCAAAATGAAATAGACTATAACCAACTGAAATTAAGCAAAGCAATTGAAATTGGACTTCAAAATAATAAAAAATTACAAATTAGCGCTTTAAAAACTAATATTGCTGAATTAAAAGAGAAAGATCTTAAAAATGAGAAATTGCCAGATGTAGACTTTCATACTGGTTTTCATGTTTTGAGTAATTTACGCCAATATGAAGACGGTTTTCTAAAACCTTCTACAAAATATGCTGTTCCTCGAGTGAAATACGATTTTACACTTTCGGCAGAAATTCCAATTTATTTAGGTGGTAAATTAAAAAATGATGAGAAAAAATCTGAAATAGAAACTAATATTTCGAAACTGCAAGTTCGAAAAGATGAACGAGAATTGAGAATGCAAATCATCACAGCTTATTTACAAGCGTTGCATTTGCAAGAACAACAAAAGTTAATTTCAGATAAAATGAGAGAAGATTCGGTTGTGATTAAACAAACAGAATCCTTGAAAAAAAATGGTTTGGTAACCTACAACGAAGTCTTGAGAACAGAATTGCAATTGTCAAATCATAAAATGTCTTTTACAGAATTGGCGAATGAAATTTCGATTATTGAACATCAAATCAAAACAATTTTAGCCTTACCAGAAAATCAAGAAATGCATATTGACACCAATGATTTGTTTACAAATGAAGAGCATTTGGGTTTGGTTGATGAAATGATTTTGGAAGCAATAGATCAAAGTGAAAGCTTGAAAATTGCGAAAGATGATTTGAATTTGAAAGAAATTGATAAGAAAATTACCAAAGCTAATACATTACCAAAAATAACTGCTGGAGCGGAATATGGATATAATTATCCAAACTTTATGTTTTTTCCACCAGAAGAATATTTGTACAGATTTGGTTCTGTTGGTGTAAATGTTTCGATTCCGTTGAGTAATTTTTTCAAGAATAAACAAAAAATGCAAATCGCAGATCGTAACATTTCAATTGCAAAATTAGAAATAGAAGAGCAAGAAGAACAAATTCGACATGATGTTTTTGCAGCGAATAAACGATTAGAAGAATCGATCGATAAAATAAAAATTGCGGAAGATGCAATTGGTCAAGCCAAAGAAAATTATCGAATTGTTAGAACAAAATATGTCAACAAATTGAGTTTGATTACAGAACTTATCGATGCGGATAACGCTTATTTAGAAGCTCAATCGAATTTGATTTCATTGCAAATTAACAAACAATTAAAATACTATCAATTACAATACATTTTAGGAAACTTATAA